DNA from Candidatus Babeliales bacterium:
AATGATTAGGTTCTGTTGACTTTTTAGAAATAAAAATTTTAGGTCTGATAGCGCTCTGAAAAAGATAAATTTAACTATTGTATATCGTATTATAACAATTTAATTATTTCACCTATCATAACAATTTCTTTTTACCAGTGAATAAAATTAATACTTATTATAATTCCACAGCATGTTTTTTTAAATGTAATGGCATAAGATAGTCAGTAGTTTTTTTATTATGCATAAACATATCTAATCCTAATCTGCCAATAATTTCAAGCGAGCAAAATTGTGGGCTATTTTCTTGAATAATGGCGTTATCGCCGAGTTCATTTGTAATAAGATTATAATGCAGAGTTACGCCATTGCCGATAAAATTAATTGGTTGATTAGATAGTCGTTGTTTAATATCAACAAGAAAGGTAGTAATTGGTTTGTATCCTTTTGCAATAATTTTATCTTGATGCGCAATAAGATAATATACTTCATTATTAAATGCGTTTAATAAAATGATGGTATTGCTATAATTTTTATCATAAGATTCCAAAAATAATGCCTCAAGACCATCAATGCTCATGAGTGGTATATTTGTAGCTGCATGTAATCCATTAACCGAAGCAATTATTGATCGTAAGGTAGAAAAAGGACCAGGACCGCAATTTACTGCACAAAAAGAGAGATTAGAAATATGTATTGAATTTCTGACTAATAATTGATCAAGAAGTGGGATAAATAATTTACTCGTGTGGCGCTTGTCTTCATATGCATAATCAACGCGTTGGTTATTAATGAAAAGCGCCATTTCGAAAATATCATAGGTGTTTTGAATTGCTATGTATGAATGCATACTATCTCAGTTACGATTTTTATATTTTTGTTGCTGATAAAAAAGACTAAATGAGTCATACTCAATAGGCTTTTCTTTTTTTAATACTATTTTACCACAATTTAAACATTTCCACCCCTCAAAATTAAGAGGATTATCAAAAAATGTTTGTAGAACCAATAAACCATCACATTTTTGACATTTCATATGACTACCCCTTTTAGCTATAAGCCTATCACTACAGTACAATGGTAATAACGATAGTGCTGATGTGCTTCAAGTTGTTTTCCTTTTTTTATTGTCAAGTTAAAGCATAAATCTCCTTATTGTCAATAAAGAGGTGATTTTTTTACCTACGT
Protein-coding regions in this window:
- the tsaB gene encoding tRNA (adenosine(37)-N6)-threonylcarbamoyltransferase complex dimerization subunit type 1 TsaB; this encodes MHSYIAIQNTYDIFEMALFINNQRVDYAYEDKRHTSKLFIPLLDQLLVRNSIHISNLSFCAVNCGPGPFSTLRSIIASVNGLHAATNIPLMSIDGLEALFLESYDKNYSNTIILLNAFNNEVYYLIAHQDKIIAKGYKPITTFLVDIKQRLSNQPINFIGNGVTLHYNLITNELGDNAIIQENSPQFCSLEIIGRLGLDMFMHNKKTTDYLMPLHLKKHAVEL